In Luteitalea sp. TBR-22, one genomic interval encodes:
- a CDS encoding c-type cytochrome codes for MRTRVIVVTIGALAALWASGAAQAQRPMPPAWPYAQPQLPPGVVPDQVPAQATPPYRPPTPPDPNAPPPVLLQATGSTLRFTQEQVSNSYGPADWFPESHAPMPDIVAKGKPPGARACGLCHLPDGRGRPENAPLQGLPRDYIVQQLHDFQQGLRHSADPRKANTGEMENAAKALTDAEIQEVAGYFSSIRVPKYIRVVETGMIPTMRIQGEIYFPVGDGQQEPIGTRIIETPEDVAQTRMRNPRSGFIAYAPIGSVKRGEALATTGGGGRTTACTVCHGHGLKGLGLVPNLAGRSPSYLARQMYDIKLGTRRGAMAALMGPVVANLTDSEMVDIIAYVSSLEP; via the coding sequence ATGCGAACACGCGTGATCGTCGTCACCATCGGAGCGCTTGCCGCGCTGTGGGCATCGGGCGCGGCACAGGCGCAACGGCCGATGCCGCCGGCCTGGCCCTACGCCCAGCCACAACTGCCGCCGGGCGTGGTGCCCGACCAGGTGCCGGCGCAGGCAACGCCGCCGTACCGACCGCCGACGCCGCCAGACCCGAATGCGCCGCCGCCCGTGCTGCTGCAGGCCACCGGGTCGACGCTACGGTTCACGCAGGAGCAGGTCAGCAACAGCTACGGCCCCGCGGACTGGTTTCCCGAAAGTCACGCGCCGATGCCGGACATCGTGGCGAAGGGCAAGCCGCCTGGTGCGCGCGCCTGCGGGTTGTGCCACCTGCCCGACGGACGCGGGCGCCCCGAGAACGCGCCGCTGCAGGGGCTGCCGCGCGACTACATCGTGCAGCAGTTGCACGACTTCCAGCAGGGGCTGCGACACAGCGCCGACCCGCGCAAGGCCAACACGGGCGAGATGGAGAATGCCGCCAAGGCGTTGACCGACGCGGAGATCCAGGAGGTCGCGGGCTACTTCTCGTCGATCAGGGTGCCGAAGTACATCCGCGTGGTCGAGACCGGGATGATTCCGACCATGCGGATTCAGGGCGAGATCTACTTTCCCGTGGGCGATGGACAGCAGGAGCCGATCGGCACGCGCATCATCGAGACGCCTGAGGACGTGGCGCAGACGAGGATGCGCAATCCGCGGTCCGGCTTCATCGCCTACGCGCCGATCGGCAGCGTCAAGCGTGGTGAGGCCCTGGCGACCACCGGTGGAGGCGGCAGGACCACGGCGTGCACGGTCTGCCATGGTCACGGCCTCAAGGGGCTCGGCCTGGTCCCCAATCTCGCCGGTCGCTCCCCCAGTTACCTGGCCAGGCAGATGTACGACATCAAGCTCGGCACGCGCAGGGGCGCGATGGCCGCCTTGATGGGGCCAGTGGTGGCCAACCTCACCGACAGCGAGATGGTCGACATCATCGCCTACGTGTCGTCGCTCGAGCCGTAG
- a CDS encoding GMC oxidoreductase — protein sequence MAQAGSRESGVGSRPVGTKSTPADVVIVGAGATGGWAAKRLAEAGLQVVVLDAGRPFGPEDFREHIPAHSLPLRARTKAEIARTRPQQAAGYACTEWNADWHVNDVDEPYTTPPGQPFPWVGRIRVVGGRTHVWGRQSYRYSDIDFRAASRDGYGIDWPLSYADLAPWYDLVERYVGITGINEGIPQLPDQQLQPPMGFSCVEAHVREHLKGRFARTATQGRTANLTQSINGRPKCHMCGPCERGCATFSYFNAAYTTLIDAEKTGRCRLVTDAMAAQVLMDPQTRRATGIRYVDRRTRAHHEVHGRVVVLAAQAFESVRVLLNSATAQDPAGLANSSGVLGQYLLSHFTGFGASATFPAFSRKADVNGPRRPTGLFVARFRNLPGQPADTRFTRGYGYQGGGSTDIDAAQPGFGEAYVRAVRESGRTTVSLQGFGEPVPDARNRVTIDPQVVDTYGIPVLRIDMRMSETDQAMMRDGAEQAAEMLEAAGGTDIRITWSPRWASHEVGIARMGADPKTSVLNQYQQAHDVKNLFVVDGASMPSVGYVNPTLTMMALTVRSCDYLLTRLRQFEI from the coding sequence ATGGCGCAGGCCGGGAGTCGGGAGTCGGGAGTCGGGAGTCGTCCGGTCGGCACGAAGTCGACGCCGGCCGACGTGGTGATCGTCGGTGCGGGCGCCACCGGTGGGTGGGCGGCCAAGCGTCTCGCCGAAGCGGGGCTCCAGGTCGTGGTCCTCGATGCCGGTCGTCCCTTCGGCCCGGAAGACTTCCGCGAGCACATCCCGGCGCACTCGCTGCCGTTGCGCGCCCGCACCAAGGCGGAGATCGCCAGGACGCGGCCGCAGCAGGCCGCGGGATACGCGTGCACCGAGTGGAATGCCGACTGGCACGTCAACGACGTCGACGAGCCCTACACCACGCCACCCGGCCAGCCGTTCCCCTGGGTCGGCCGCATCCGCGTCGTCGGCGGACGCACGCACGTGTGGGGACGCCAGAGTTACCGCTACAGCGACATCGACTTTCGCGCCGCCTCGCGCGACGGCTACGGCATCGACTGGCCGCTCTCGTACGCGGACCTCGCGCCCTGGTACGACCTGGTCGAGCGCTACGTCGGCATCACGGGCATCAACGAGGGCATCCCGCAACTCCCCGACCAGCAACTGCAGCCTCCGATGGGGTTCTCGTGCGTCGAGGCGCACGTCCGCGAACACCTGAAGGGGCGTTTCGCTCGCACGGCGACCCAGGGCCGCACGGCCAACCTCACCCAGTCGATAAATGGCCGGCCGAAGTGCCACATGTGCGGACCGTGCGAGCGCGGCTGCGCCACCTTCTCGTACTTCAACGCCGCCTACACGACGCTGATCGACGCCGAGAAGACGGGCCGCTGCCGGCTGGTGACCGACGCGATGGCCGCGCAGGTGCTGATGGACCCGCAGACGCGGCGGGCCACGGGCATCCGGTACGTCGATCGTCGCACCCGAGCGCATCACGAGGTGCACGGCCGCGTGGTGGTCCTGGCCGCGCAGGCCTTCGAGTCGGTGCGCGTGCTGCTCAACTCGGCCACCGCCCAGGACCCGGCGGGCCTGGCCAACTCGAGCGGCGTGCTCGGGCAGTACCTGCTGTCGCACTTCACCGGCTTCGGCGCGTCGGCGACGTTCCCGGCCTTCAGCCGCAAGGCCGACGTGAACGGTCCTCGCCGGCCGACGGGGCTGTTCGTGGCGCGCTTCCGCAACCTGCCCGGGCAACCGGCCGACACGCGGTTCACGCGCGGGTACGGGTACCAGGGCGGTGGGTCGACCGACATCGACGCCGCGCAGCCCGGGTTCGGCGAGGCCTACGTGCGCGCCGTGCGCGAGAGCGGCCGCACCACCGTGTCGCTCCAGGGATTCGGGGAGCCGGTGCCCGACGCACGCAATCGCGTGACGATCGATCCCCAGGTGGTCGACACGTACGGCATCCCGGTCCTGCGGATCGACATGCGCATGTCGGAAACGGACCAGGCCATGATGCGCGACGGCGCCGAGCAGGCGGCCGAGATGCTCGAAGCCGCCGGTGGCACGGACATCCGCATCACCTGGTCGCCTCGCTGGGCGAGCCACGAGGTGGGCATCGCCCGCATGGGCGCCGATCCGAAGACGTCCGTGCTGAACCAGTACCAGCAGGCCCACGACGTCAAGAACCTCTTCGTCGTGGATGGCGCCAGCATGCCGAGCGTCGGCTACGTGAATCCGACGCTGACGATGATGGCGCTCACGGTGCGGTCATGCGACTACCTGCTGACCCGACTGAGACAATTTGAAATTTGA